The Prionailurus bengalensis isolate Pbe53 chromosome A3, Fcat_Pben_1.1_paternal_pri, whole genome shotgun sequence genome includes a window with the following:
- the PCIF1 gene encoding mRNA (2'-O-methyladenosine-N(6)-)-methyltransferase isoform X1 — protein sequence MASCSFCGSGVGAEMANENHGSPREEASLLSHSPGTSNQSQPCSPKPIRLVQDLPEELVHAGWEKCWSRRENRPYYFNRFTNQSLWEMPVLGQHDVISDPLGLNATPLPQDSSLVETPPAENKPRKRQLSEEQPSGNGVKKPKIEIPVTPTGPSVPSSPSIPGTPTLKMWGTSPEDKQQAALLRPTEVYWDLDIQTNAVIKHRGPSEVLPPHPEVELLRSQLILKLRQHYRELCQQREGIEPPRESFNRWMLERKVVDKGSDPLLPSNCEPVVSPSMFREIMNDIPIRLSRIKFREEAKRLLFKYAEAARRLIESRSASPDSRKVVKWNVEDTFSWLRKDHSASKEDYMDRLEHLRRQCGPHVSAAAKDSVEGICSKIYHISLEYVKRIREKHLAILKENNIPEEVEAPEVEPRLVYCYPVRLAVSAPPMPSVEMHMENNVVCIRYKGEMVKVSRNYFSKLWLLYRYSCIDDSAFERFLPRVWCLLRRYQMMFGVGLYEGTGLQGSLPVHVFEALHRLFSVSFECFASPLNCYFRQYCSAFPDTDGYFGSRGPCLDFSPLSGSFEANPPFCEELMDAMVSHFEKLLESSPEPLSFIVFIPEWREPPTPALTRMEQSRFKRHQLVLPAFEHEYRSGSQHVCKKEEMHYKAVHNTAVLFLQNDPGFAKWGPTPERLQELSTAYRQSGRSHGSSSSSSSSENKDRDSGREQGPSREPHPT from the exons ATGGCTTCGTGCTCTTTTTGTGG GTCCGGTGTGGGTGCGGAGATGGCCAATGAGAATCACGGCAGCCCCCGGGAGGAAGCGTCCCTGCTGAGTCACTCCCCGGGCACCTCCAATCAGAGCCAGCCCTGTTCTCCAAAGCCCATCCGCCTGGTGCAGGACCTCCCAG AGGAGCTGGTGCACGCGGGCTGGGAGAAGTGCTGGAGCAGGAGGGAGAACCGTCCCTACTACTTCAACCGATTTACCAACCAGTCCCTGTGGGAGATGCCTGTGCTGGGCCAACATGACGTGATT TCGGACCCTTTGGGGCTGAATGCGACCCCACTGCCCCAAGACTCCAGTTTGGTGGAAACCCCCCCGGCTGAGAACAAGCCCCGAAAGCGGCAGCTCTCGGAAGAGCAGCCAAGCGGCAATGGTGTGAAGAAGCCCAAG ATTGAAATCCCTGTGACACCCACGGGCCCATCGGTGCCTAGCTCCCCCAGTATCCCAGGAACCCCAACACTGAAGATGTGGGGGACATCCCCTGAAGATAAACAGCAGGCGGCTCTCCTCCGGCCCACCGA GGTGTACTGGGATCTGGACATCCAGACCAACGCGGTCATCAAGCACCGGGGGCCTTCAGAGGTGCTGCCCCCGCACCCCGAGGTGGAGCTGCTGCGCTCCCAGCTCATCCTCAAGCTTCGGCAGCACTATCGGGAGCTGTGCCAGCAGCGAGAGG GCATCGAGCCCCCTCGAGAATCCTTCAACCGCTGGATGCTGGAGCGCAAGGTCGTGGACAAAGGCTCTGACCCCCTGTTGCCGAGCAACTGTGAACCGGTCGTGTCGCCCTCCATGTTTCGCGAAATCATGAATGACATTCCCATCAG GTTATCCCGAATCAAGTTCCGGGAGGAAGCCAAGCGCCTGCTCTTTAAATATGCAGAGGCTGCTAGGCGGCTCATCGAATCCAG GAGTGCGTCCCCCGACAGCAGGAAGGTGGTCAAATGGAACGTGGAGGACACCTTCAGCTGGCTGCGGAAGGACCACTCTGCCTCTAAGGAGGACTACATG GACCGCCTGGAGCATCTGCGGAGGCAGTGTGGCCCCCACGTCTCGGCCGCGGCCAAGGACTCCGTGGAGGGCATCTGCAGTAAGATCTACCACATCTCCCTGGAGTATGTCAAACGGATCCGAGAGAAGCACCTGGCCATCCTCAAGGAAAACAACATCCCAG AGGAGGTGGAGGCCCCAGAAGTGGAGCCCCGCCTGGTGTACTGTTACCCGGTCCGGCTGGCCGTGTCTGCGCCccccatgcccagcgtggagatGCATATGGAGAATAACGTGGTCTGCATCCGGTATAAGGGGGAGATGGTCAAGGTCAGCCGCAACTACTTCAGCAAGCTG TGGCTGCTTTACCGCTACAGCTGCATTGACGACTCTGCCTTTGAGCGGTTCCTGCCCCGAGTCTGGTGTCTTCTCCGACGGTACCAG ATGATGTTTGGCGTGGGCCTCTACGAGGGGACAGGCCTGCAGGGATCGCTGCCCGTGCACGTCTTTGAGGCCCTCCACCGGCTCTTCAGTGTCAGCTTTGAGTGCTTCGCCTCGCCCCTCAACTGCTACTTCCGCCAGTACTGCTCTGCCTTCCCAGACACAGATGGCTACTTCGGCTCCCGCGG GCCCTGCCTGGATTTTTCCCCGCTGAGTGGTTCCTTTGAGGCCAACCCTCCGTTCTGCGAGGAACTCATGGATGCCATGGTCTCTCACTTTGAG AAACTGCTCGAGAGCTCCCCGGAGCCCCTGTCCTTCATCGTGTTTATCCCGGAGTGGCGAGAACCCCCCACACCGGCGCTCACCCGCATGGAGCAGAGCCGCTTCAAACGCCACCAGCTGGTCCTGCCTGCCTTTGAGCACGAGTACCGCAGTGGCTCCCAGCACGTCTGCAAGAA GGAGGAAATGCACTACAAGGCCGTCCACAACACGGCCGTGCTCTTCCTACAGAACGACCCTGGCTTTGCCAAGTGGGGGCCGACGCCCGAGCGGCTGCAGGAGCTGAGCACCGCCTACCGGCAGTCAGGCCGCAGCCACGGCTCCAGTTCCTCGTCGTCTTCCTCTGAGAACAAGGACCGGGACTCCGGCCGCGAGCAGGGCCCCAGCCGCGAGCCTCACCCCACTTAA
- the PCIF1 gene encoding mRNA (2'-O-methyladenosine-N(6)-)-methyltransferase isoform X2, with product MANENHGSPREEASLLSHSPGTSNQSQPCSPKPIRLVQDLPEELVHAGWEKCWSRRENRPYYFNRFTNQSLWEMPVLGQHDVISDPLGLNATPLPQDSSLVETPPAENKPRKRQLSEEQPSGNGVKKPKIEIPVTPTGPSVPSSPSIPGTPTLKMWGTSPEDKQQAALLRPTEVYWDLDIQTNAVIKHRGPSEVLPPHPEVELLRSQLILKLRQHYRELCQQREGIEPPRESFNRWMLERKVVDKGSDPLLPSNCEPVVSPSMFREIMNDIPIRLSRIKFREEAKRLLFKYAEAARRLIESRSASPDSRKVVKWNVEDTFSWLRKDHSASKEDYMDRLEHLRRQCGPHVSAAAKDSVEGICSKIYHISLEYVKRIREKHLAILKENNIPEEVEAPEVEPRLVYCYPVRLAVSAPPMPSVEMHMENNVVCIRYKGEMVKVSRNYFSKLWLLYRYSCIDDSAFERFLPRVWCLLRRYQMMFGVGLYEGTGLQGSLPVHVFEALHRLFSVSFECFASPLNCYFRQYCSAFPDTDGYFGSRGPCLDFSPLSGSFEANPPFCEELMDAMVSHFEKLLESSPEPLSFIVFIPEWREPPTPALTRMEQSRFKRHQLVLPAFEHEYRSGSQHVCKKEEMHYKAVHNTAVLFLQNDPGFAKWGPTPERLQELSTAYRQSGRSHGSSSSSSSSENKDRDSGREQGPSREPHPT from the exons ATGGCCAATGAGAATCACGGCAGCCCCCGGGAGGAAGCGTCCCTGCTGAGTCACTCCCCGGGCACCTCCAATCAGAGCCAGCCCTGTTCTCCAAAGCCCATCCGCCTGGTGCAGGACCTCCCAG AGGAGCTGGTGCACGCGGGCTGGGAGAAGTGCTGGAGCAGGAGGGAGAACCGTCCCTACTACTTCAACCGATTTACCAACCAGTCCCTGTGGGAGATGCCTGTGCTGGGCCAACATGACGTGATT TCGGACCCTTTGGGGCTGAATGCGACCCCACTGCCCCAAGACTCCAGTTTGGTGGAAACCCCCCCGGCTGAGAACAAGCCCCGAAAGCGGCAGCTCTCGGAAGAGCAGCCAAGCGGCAATGGTGTGAAGAAGCCCAAG ATTGAAATCCCTGTGACACCCACGGGCCCATCGGTGCCTAGCTCCCCCAGTATCCCAGGAACCCCAACACTGAAGATGTGGGGGACATCCCCTGAAGATAAACAGCAGGCGGCTCTCCTCCGGCCCACCGA GGTGTACTGGGATCTGGACATCCAGACCAACGCGGTCATCAAGCACCGGGGGCCTTCAGAGGTGCTGCCCCCGCACCCCGAGGTGGAGCTGCTGCGCTCCCAGCTCATCCTCAAGCTTCGGCAGCACTATCGGGAGCTGTGCCAGCAGCGAGAGG GCATCGAGCCCCCTCGAGAATCCTTCAACCGCTGGATGCTGGAGCGCAAGGTCGTGGACAAAGGCTCTGACCCCCTGTTGCCGAGCAACTGTGAACCGGTCGTGTCGCCCTCCATGTTTCGCGAAATCATGAATGACATTCCCATCAG GTTATCCCGAATCAAGTTCCGGGAGGAAGCCAAGCGCCTGCTCTTTAAATATGCAGAGGCTGCTAGGCGGCTCATCGAATCCAG GAGTGCGTCCCCCGACAGCAGGAAGGTGGTCAAATGGAACGTGGAGGACACCTTCAGCTGGCTGCGGAAGGACCACTCTGCCTCTAAGGAGGACTACATG GACCGCCTGGAGCATCTGCGGAGGCAGTGTGGCCCCCACGTCTCGGCCGCGGCCAAGGACTCCGTGGAGGGCATCTGCAGTAAGATCTACCACATCTCCCTGGAGTATGTCAAACGGATCCGAGAGAAGCACCTGGCCATCCTCAAGGAAAACAACATCCCAG AGGAGGTGGAGGCCCCAGAAGTGGAGCCCCGCCTGGTGTACTGTTACCCGGTCCGGCTGGCCGTGTCTGCGCCccccatgcccagcgtggagatGCATATGGAGAATAACGTGGTCTGCATCCGGTATAAGGGGGAGATGGTCAAGGTCAGCCGCAACTACTTCAGCAAGCTG TGGCTGCTTTACCGCTACAGCTGCATTGACGACTCTGCCTTTGAGCGGTTCCTGCCCCGAGTCTGGTGTCTTCTCCGACGGTACCAG ATGATGTTTGGCGTGGGCCTCTACGAGGGGACAGGCCTGCAGGGATCGCTGCCCGTGCACGTCTTTGAGGCCCTCCACCGGCTCTTCAGTGTCAGCTTTGAGTGCTTCGCCTCGCCCCTCAACTGCTACTTCCGCCAGTACTGCTCTGCCTTCCCAGACACAGATGGCTACTTCGGCTCCCGCGG GCCCTGCCTGGATTTTTCCCCGCTGAGTGGTTCCTTTGAGGCCAACCCTCCGTTCTGCGAGGAACTCATGGATGCCATGGTCTCTCACTTTGAG AAACTGCTCGAGAGCTCCCCGGAGCCCCTGTCCTTCATCGTGTTTATCCCGGAGTGGCGAGAACCCCCCACACCGGCGCTCACCCGCATGGAGCAGAGCCGCTTCAAACGCCACCAGCTGGTCCTGCCTGCCTTTGAGCACGAGTACCGCAGTGGCTCCCAGCACGTCTGCAAGAA GGAGGAAATGCACTACAAGGCCGTCCACAACACGGCCGTGCTCTTCCTACAGAACGACCCTGGCTTTGCCAAGTGGGGGCCGACGCCCGAGCGGCTGCAGGAGCTGAGCACCGCCTACCGGCAGTCAGGCCGCAGCCACGGCTCCAGTTCCTCGTCGTCTTCCTCTGAGAACAAGGACCGGGACTCCGGCCGCGAGCAGGGCCCCAGCCGCGAGCCTCACCCCACTTAA